GAGATCGTGGAGATCCTCCGCCTGGCGGAGAGGGAGAACCTGGCCGTCATCCCCTTCGGGGGAGGCTCCAGCGTCACCGGAGGGGTCGAGCCCATGGGGGACAAGGAAGGCTACATCAGCCTGGACATGGCGCGCATGAACCGGGTACTGCGCATGGACGCCACCTCGCATACGGCTCTTATCCAGGCCGGGGCGCTGGGGCCGGAGATTGAGGAGCAGCTGAACCCCCACGGTTTTACCCTGGGACATTTCCCGGAGAGTTTCGACCATTCCTCGCTGGGGGGCTGGCTGGCCACCCGGGCCTCGGGGCGCCAGTCCACGGGTTACGGGGATATCGAGGACATGGTGCTGGCCCTGCGCATGGTGACCCCCCGCGGGGTGGTGGACACGCGCCGGGTCCCCTCCAGCGCCGCCGGTCCCTCCATCCTCCAGCTGTGCGTGGGTTCCGAGGGTTACATGGGGGTGATAACCGAGGCCCTAATGAGGATAAGGCCCTTGCCCGAGGTACTGGATTACCGGGGGCTCATCTTCCGCAACTTCGCCGCGGGGGTTTCCGCCATACGGGAAATGATGCAGCAGGGCCTGGTGCCCACCTGCGTGCGGCTCTCCGACCGCACGGAGACGGCCCTGGCCCAGGCCTTCAGAAGCACCACCGGTCCCCGGTGGAAGAGGAGAGCCGAGGACGCGGCCCTGAGATTCCTGGCCCGGCGTGGGTATTCCTTCGACGACGGGGCCTTCATGGTCCTGGGGCTGGAGGGAAGCGCGGACGAGGTCGATTACCTGAGGCCTCTCATCCTCCGCCTCTGCCGGCAGCTGGGGGGCTTCCACCTGGGGACCGGACCCGGGAAGCAGTGGTACCGGAGCCGCCACGAGACGGCCTATTTCCGGGAGCAGCTCATCAACTGGGGAGTGATGGTGGACACCTTGGAGACCGCCACCACCTGGGACAATCTCCTGCACCTCTACGGCGAGGTGCGGAGCGCCATCCGCTCCGCGCTTTCGGAGTGGGGGGACAAGAACCTGGTGGCCTGCCACGTCTCCCATGCCTACCGGGAGGGGGCCTCGCTCTACTACACCTTTTTCGCCCCCATGGCCGGGGAGGGGAAGGAGGAGGAGCAGTGGGAGAAGGTGAAGCGGGCCGCCTCGGAGGCCATCATGGAGCATGGGGGAACCATCAGCCACCATCACGGCGTGGGCTACGAGCACGCTCCCTGGATGAGCCGGGAGGTGGGGGAAGTATCCATCCGGGCCCTCCAGGCGGTCAAGAAGACCATGGACCCTGCCGATATTATGAATCCGGGAAAGCTTCTACCGCGTGGTTGAGATGGAAGAGACGCCAATCTTCGTGTACGGGACGCTTAAGCCGGGCGAGAAGATGTTCCGCCACATAAGCCATACCGTCAGGGACGCCATTCCGGCCTGCGTTCCGGGTCGCCTTTACGAGACGCCCTTCGGCTATCCCCTTCTGGTGAGGTCGGGCGGCGAGGACGAGACCATGATCAACGGGGTGCTCCTGGTCCCCCTGGAGGGGTGCTACGAGGAGATGATGCGCATCATAGACGTCATCGAGGGGGAAGCCGGTTTCGAAAAGGGAGAGGCGGAGGTCGTACTCGGGAACGGGCACCGGGTGGAAGCTATCGTCTATTTCTACCGGGAGGCGCCGCCGTACGCGCAGCCCTATTACGGAAACGACTGGCCGGCCACGGTTTGAACCCTTGCTCGCGTGGTTTCCCCTTTCACCACCACCGTGATAATCGATGCCCTGGCAGGAGACTACCGGAGGGCGGACAGCTTAGCCGGCTTTGGAGAGGGGCAAGGTGAGGTAGAGGGATAGGCCGACTTTATCCGAGTGATCCATGCGCAGGTTCCCGGCCATATCCTCCGCCAGCCGGGAGGCCAGCCGGTACTCCATGGCCAGGGTGGGAAGTTCCCCCTCGGGTTGGCGTGGCGGCCAGACGTCGATGACACCCAGGGTTTCCGGGTCGAGGGCCGGGTGAGGGCACCGCACGTGAAGGACGAGGTTTTCTCCCCGCACGGAACACCAGGCGGAGACCATACCCCTCTCCCGGCAGCAGCGCATGGCGAGGTCCAGCAGGTTGTACAGGAGGTCGAAGAGCCGGGAGGGATCCACCTGCATGACGGGGACATCGCTCAGGAGGCGCAGGTTTAGCCGGGTTCCGCGCGGCGAGTAGATGTCCTCCACCAGGGCCGCCGCCTCGTTCAGGGCTTCCGAGGGGTTTACCGTGGTGGTTTCCTGGTGAGCGGGCTCGTGGGCCAGTTCCAGTATCCGGGAGAGGTCGTTGATCATCCCCTCCAGGCGGGTGGCGGATACCCGGATATAATGCAGGAAATCTCGCTTCTGCTGCTCATCCAGCTTCTCCCAGTACTGGCTGAGGGTCAGTGAATAACCCACCAGGGAGGTGAGGGGGTGCTTTATCTCCCGGGCGGCTATCCCGGCCATGCGCCGCGATTCCTCCGCTCTCCGCAGCAGACGGGAGAGGTTCTCCGCCATCTCCAGGTGGTCCCTTTCCCTTTCCAGGATTCTGTTCATCTCGGCGCGCCGGTCTCTTTCCGACCCCAGCAGCCACCCGGAGAGCAGGCAGATGGGCAGATTGAGGAGGACGGTGATCACCGCCGCCGGCGATTCGCGCAGCAGCTGGGCGGGACCGCCGGAGGAGAGCAGGTAGTGGAGCACGAAGAGCAGGGCCGTGTAGGCCACGGCCAGCAGGAAACCCCAAACGGCATACCGGTATCTGTAGGAGGTTCTCATGCCCGCCCTTTCTCTCCATGATATTTTACCCGTTTTACGCGCCGTTCTCCCGGCAGCCGGCGAGGAGCAGGCAGGAGAGCGCGAGGAGGGCGAGGGCCGTCAGGGGGAGGAGGGGCAGGCGCCTGCCGAAAGCGCTTCTCCCCCTTACCATCCCGCTGGATGCAGGACCTGTTCTCATGTCCTGATTATATATCCCGCAGGAACGTTCTCAGGGGCGCATGAGCGGCGGTGCGATTATAATGACGGTTGTAGCGGTGCTTGCGAGGCGGGATCGGGGAGGGCGAAAAGACGAGGTATCGAGGGATAGCCGGTTCCGCGTTTTCATGAGGCGGCGTCGCCCGGCGATGCGCGGCCCCTGAATTGGAGGAAGGGAATTCCAGTTCGATCCCGGGAGTGAGGAAAGGCGGGCTCGGCCCGCGGCGCCCCGGCTTTTCGGCCGTACCCGTAATGGGATTGCCTGTGCGGTGGCCTTAACCCGGGTGGAGACGGATCACAACTCCCGATCGGAGGCCTTATGGGAAGGATTGCAAGGCTCCTGTCCGTTGCCCTGCTGCTGGTTGCGATGTCGCCCGTTTTGTCCTGCGGAGGTTCCGTAGAATCACCTTACGGGGTTATTGACCTCGAGGGCTCACCTATACTTCCGGAGAACCTGGCCGTCTATGTCCCGGTGCCGGTTAACGCGAGGGCCCAGGTCGCACCCTACGTCGTTCCTCCCGATCTCTCCGGCGTGGCCGGCCTGGACAGGAGGTCTCTCGCTCCGGGGGTCCTGTCCGGATTGAAGGAGAAAGGCTTCGCCGTCGTGGCGGGAGGAGAGTACGATTATGTCTTCCAGCCCTACATGGAGAACCCCGGCGCCAAGTTCGTCACCGTGGACGCCGTCTACCAGGCCTTCCTGGGGATGTGCATGGGGATAAGGTGGGAGCTGGAAAGGGTTGCTCTGCGCCGGGAATTGGAGTCCCTGGTCGTCTCCCTCCTGGAAGTTTTAGAAGGGATGTACGATGCGGCAAGGGGTGCCGTGCGCCGGGCGGCGGGCAAGGCGCTGGGGTTCATGGGCGTGGCGGCCGCGCTCCTGGGGTTGGATCCCCGATTGCCCCCTGAGGTGGGTTCCCTGGTGGAGGAGGAAGTGACGCTGGTGGAGGAGGCCTCGGAGGCCCGCATCTCTCCCCTCTTCGGGCGCCGGGAGGATTACCGTGTCTACGAGCCGCAGGGCCTCTACGCCCGGTACCCCGACCTGGCCCGATTCCACCGCGCCGTTGACTGGCTGGGGAGGTGGGAGGTGTTTCCGGCGGGCGGGGAAGGCGGGGCAGCGTTGGAGGAAAGACGTGAAGCGGCCAGGATTACGGCTCTCCTGGTGGGGGCGCTGCATACAGGGAAGGTGGACAATAAATCCCTACTGGTGTTGTGGGATCACCTGTATCAGGTGACCCGCTTCCTTTCCTGCCGTACCGTGAGCCTGAACGCCGTCTCCGCGGGCCGTGTGTTGAGCGAGGTGCTGGGAAAGAGGTTCCCCCTTTCGCGCCTGGAGGATGAAGCGCTCGTGGACCGGCTGGCGGAGGCGCTGGAGCGAGAAGCCGGCGGGCCCGGGGACGAGAAGGACGGCTTGTGGGGTGCCTGGGGTTCCGGGTTCCGCTTTCTCGAGGCCTGTTTCGAGCCGGGCACCGGGGTGTTCCTGGAGCTGGGATCGGAAAATGTGCCCGAAAGGAAGAGACCGCGAAGCCTGGACCTTCCTGCCGCCCTGGGTTCGGACCGGGCGCTGCAGCTGCTCGACGGCTTTTACGGGGAGGCGAGCCTTCCGGGATACAAGGAGAAGGTCCGGGAGCTGCGCGGGGAAACGTCGTCCATCGAACCCGCCTGGACCCGGGCCTGCCTTGCGTGGAGCTTATTGAAAAACGCCGTGTCCCTGCTGAGGCCACCGAGGGAGGGATACCCGGCATTCATGCAAAGCGACCCCTGGAAGGACCGGGACCTCTACCTGTTCCTGGCTTCCTGGGTGGATGGTATATCCCGGGACCGGGCGTGGAAGGAGATGGAAGGCGATGTGGTTCCCGGGAGGGGTGGGGTTGCCGGTAGTGGAGGCGTAACGGGGAAGGGTTACGTGGAGCCGCGACCGGAGGCCTACGCCCTTCTTGCTGCCGATGCGGACCTCCTGCGCCGGGGACTCGAGGAACGCGGGCTCCTGGGCGAGGAAATGGCGCGGAAACTGGACTCCTTTTACCGGCTCTCCATGGGACTCAAGTCTATGGCCGAGAAGGAACTTCTCAACCAGCCCCTGAGTCCCGAGGAATACCAGCTACTTGCGGACTTCGGCGAGCTGCTCCTTGAGCTGGTCTCCATGCCCGCTGAAGAGGGGAACGGGTACCTGGTCCCCGACCCCTCCACCGTCTTGGAGGTCTATCGGGACCAGGAGGAGGGGACGGTGCTCCAGATGGCCCTGGGAAAACCTGCCATATACTACGTTATCGCTCCCGTTGAGGGGAGACCCACCCTGACCGTGGGGGCCGGCTATTCCCTCTACGAGCTGGTGGACACCCTGGATACCGCGCCGACTCCGGAGGAATGGCGCCTCATGGTGGAATCCGGACAGGTGCCGGAGGCCTCCGCCTGGACGTCCTCCTTCATGAGGTGAGGTTTACCCTATCGAAGCGAGGGCGGGCTGCACCTGCCTTCCGGGGAGGAGATGGAGCATGCGGGAAGGTAAAGGGGCTCGTGGGAAAAGGCGGCGGGAGACCGACCCGCCCTCAAGCGATGAAGTGTTCGGCATACGAAAAAGGGCTCCGTTTCCGGGGCCTTTGGTCACCTTGCGGTCGCCCTGGGAAGGTGCGCACGGGCATGTCTGACGCTTGCAAAATATAAAGGGCCCCGGCACCGGGGCCCTTTCTTACCCCCGCTTACCGGCTTACTGGAACTGGTACTGGAGAAGCCCTATCCACCAGAGGCCGTAATATAATGTAGCCCAAACGGAATCCCTCATGCTCAACATGCCGAAGTCGTTGTTCACGTAGTACTTGCCGGCCTGGACGTTGATGGTGTGGTGGCCCTTCTCGCAGCCGTAAGGAGGCCAGGTAAAGAGCTTGTAGTAGGGATAGACCTGCTTCCACCCGCTCTTACTCGTCACCCATACCTTGTAAGTGGCGGGCTTGAGACCCCGGAACTGGTAGTAGCCGCGGGCATCGGTCCTGGTGGTGGCGATCCTGCGTCCGTAGCAGTCGGTGAGGACTATGGGCCAGTCCGTCTGCACCGGCTCGTGCCATTCGCGTATCTGGTCGGCGTTGGCGTCGTACCATACTATTCCGGAGATGGTCCCCGTGGTGGACCTGATCTGGAAGGCGCGCAGCTCGGCATCCTCTCCCACCTCGAAGTACCAGCGGTAATACAGGTTGGTGATGTTGAGGTCCACGATCCTCTCCGTGCCGTTCAGGGGATTGAAGGTGTTATCGGTCACCAGCTGCAGCTTGTAGCGGGTCACCGCTCTCCAGTCGGTCATCACCGGGAGCTGGCTCCACCCGGCCCA
This window of the Actinomycetota bacterium genome carries:
- a CDS encoding FAD-binding oxidoreductase produces the protein MSDYVEGRTRWWGWGNLDQRFDVENRENIMPFLRENLGMPLDSERFTDPTLEEVEIPEPRLSEKTLEKLRDLCGPENVSTNKFQRVSHSMGKSYRDLLRYRKRLIRHPVDVVVWPRGEGEIVEILRLAERENLAVIPFGGGSSVTGGVEPMGDKEGYISLDMARMNRVLRMDATSHTALIQAGALGPEIEEQLNPHGFTLGHFPESFDHSSLGGWLATRASGRQSTGYGDIEDMVLALRMVTPRGVVDTRRVPSSAAGPSILQLCVGSEGYMGVITEALMRIRPLPEVLDYRGLIFRNFAAGVSAIREMMQQGLVPTCVRLSDRTETALAQAFRSTTGPRWKRRAEDAALRFLARRGYSFDDGAFMVLGLEGSADEVDYLRPLILRLCRQLGGFHLGTGPGKQWYRSRHETAYFREQLINWGVMVDTLETATTWDNLLHLYGEVRSAIRSALSEWGDKNLVACHVSHAYREGASLYYTFFAPMAGEGKEEEQWEKVKRAASEAIMEHGGTISHHHGVGYEHAPWMSREVGEVSIRALQAVKKTMDPADIMNPGKLLPRG
- a CDS encoding gamma-glutamylcyclotransferase; protein product: MEETPIFVYGTLKPGEKMFRHISHTVRDAIPACVPGRLYETPFGYPLLVRSGGEDETMINGVLLVPLEGCYEEMMRIIDVIEGEAGFEKGEAEVVLGNGHRVEAIVYFYREAPPYAQPYYGNDWPATV
- a CDS encoding histidine kinase dimerization/phospho-acceptor domain-containing protein; its protein translation is MRTSYRYRYAVWGFLLAVAYTALLFVLHYLLSSGGPAQLLRESPAAVITVLLNLPICLLSGWLLGSERDRRAEMNRILERERDHLEMAENLSRLLRRAEESRRMAGIAAREIKHPLTSLVGYSLTLSQYWEKLDEQQKRDFLHYIRVSATRLEGMINDLSRILELAHEPAHQETTTVNPSEALNEAAALVEDIYSPRGTRLNLRLLSDVPVMQVDPSRLFDLLYNLLDLAMRCCRERGMVSAWCSVRGENLVLHVRCPHPALDPETLGVIDVWPPRQPEGELPTLAMEYRLASRLAEDMAGNLRMDHSDKVGLSLYLTLPLSKAG
- a CDS encoding DUF3160 domain-containing protein, with protein sequence MKEKGFAVVAGGEYDYVFQPYMENPGAKFVTVDAVYQAFLGMCMGIRWELERVALRRELESLVVSLLEVLEGMYDAARGAVRRAAGKALGFMGVAAALLGLDPRLPPEVGSLVEEEVTLVEEASEARISPLFGRREDYRVYEPQGLYARYPDLARFHRAVDWLGRWEVFPAGGEGGAALEERREAARITALLVGALHTGKVDNKSLLVLWDHLYQVTRFLSCRTVSLNAVSAGRVLSEVLGKRFPLSRLEDEALVDRLAEALEREAGGPGDEKDGLWGAWGSGFRFLEACFEPGTGVFLELGSENVPERKRPRSLDLPAALGSDRALQLLDGFYGEASLPGYKEKVRELRGETSSIEPAWTRACLAWSLLKNAVSLLRPPREGYPAFMQSDPWKDRDLYLFLASWVDGISRDRAWKEMEGDVVPGRGGVAGSGGVTGKGYVEPRPEAYALLAADADLLRRGLEERGLLGEEMARKLDSFYRLSMGLKSMAEKELLNQPLSPEEYQLLADFGELLLELVSMPAEEGNGYLVPDPSTVLEVYRDQEEGTVLQMALGKPAIYYVIAPVEGRPTLTVGAGYSLYELVDTLDTAPTPEEWRLMVESGQVPEASAWTSSFMR